In the genome of Streptacidiphilus rugosus AM-16, one region contains:
- a CDS encoding SLAC1 family transporter codes for MATTTPSAPLTRRLTGHRFVEAAGRFGPNWYAAVMGTAIMANGAHALPGAVGRALGAWAALFWVLGFAGLLTLTLVRLAGRLHHERVRPLDDASVAVFLGCPPMALLAVGFGALGAGEPLLGHQLALALDVVLWTVGTGYALWAAGAVMYRLATRYGTARADAAPTWLLPVVAPMVSAALGPALIPHLPAGQAQLTLLYACLAMFGMSLIAVLVLLPTLFGRLAHEGPLPPALVPTLFLVLGPLGQSVTAVTQFAAHGPVAFQSFALLYGVPVIGFALLWLALAGTATLRGLRGGMPFAMTWWAWTFPVGTCVTGAAGLYARTGLVAFAVLAVVLYALLATAWLAVTAGTLRHLPRFTAVRTA; via the coding sequence ATGGCAACCACCACGCCCAGCGCGCCGCTCACCCGGCGGCTCACCGGCCACCGCTTCGTCGAGGCCGCGGGCCGGTTCGGACCGAACTGGTACGCCGCGGTGATGGGCACGGCGATCATGGCCAACGGCGCCCACGCGCTGCCCGGCGCGGTCGGCCGGGCGCTCGGCGCCTGGGCCGCGCTCTTCTGGGTGCTGGGCTTCGCCGGCCTGCTGACGCTGACCCTCGTCCGGCTGGCCGGACGGCTGCACCACGAGCGGGTCCGGCCGCTGGACGACGCCTCCGTGGCGGTCTTCCTCGGCTGCCCGCCGATGGCGCTGCTCGCCGTCGGCTTCGGCGCGCTGGGCGCGGGCGAGCCGCTGCTCGGCCACCAGCTCGCCCTGGCACTGGACGTGGTGCTGTGGACGGTCGGCACCGGCTACGCGCTCTGGGCGGCCGGAGCGGTGATGTACCGGCTGGCGACCCGCTACGGGACCGCCCGCGCCGACGCCGCGCCGACCTGGCTGCTGCCCGTGGTCGCGCCGATGGTCTCGGCCGCGCTCGGCCCGGCGTTGATCCCGCACCTGCCCGCCGGTCAGGCGCAGCTGACCCTGCTCTACGCCTGCCTGGCCATGTTCGGCATGAGCCTGATCGCGGTCCTGGTGCTGCTGCCCACCCTCTTCGGCCGCCTGGCCCACGAGGGTCCGCTGCCCCCGGCCCTGGTGCCGACTCTCTTCCTGGTGCTGGGCCCGCTCGGGCAGTCGGTGACCGCGGTGACCCAGTTCGCCGCCCACGGTCCGGTCGCGTTCCAGTCCTTCGCACTGCTCTACGGCGTCCCCGTGATCGGCTTCGCCCTGCTCTGGCTGGCCCTGGCCGGCACGGCGACGCTGCGCGGACTGCGGGGCGGCATGCCGTTCGCGATGACCTGGTGGGCCTGGACCTTCCCCGTCGGCACCTGCGTGACCGGCGCGGCCGGCCTCTACGCCCGCACCGGCCTGGTCGCCTTCGCGGTTCTCGCGGTCGTCCTCTAC
- a CDS encoding LysR family transcriptional regulator translates to MSTSPAPLSPRVPDLGALELLLEVVRLGSLGRAAAALGITQPAASARIASMERQIGVTLLDRSPRGSRPTEAGALVAEWAGQVVAAARGLDAGIAALREQRDARLRVSASLTVAEYLMPGWLLALHAALPGTAVTLRAANSAEVAAQVLADEADLGFVEGVRLPAGVDGVVIAHDRLVLVVSPTHRWARRRAPLTADEVAATPLILREQGSGTREVLDAALAASGGLAAPLLTLASTTALKSAATSGAGPAAVSELAVADELASGRLVAVPVEELPLQRPLRAIWPKGSKPKGPARELLSLIRSVRPNRQG, encoded by the coding sequence ATGAGTACGAGCCCGGCTCCCCTCTCCCCGCGCGTCCCGGACCTGGGCGCGCTCGAGCTGCTGCTCGAAGTGGTCAGGCTGGGCAGCCTGGGCCGGGCGGCCGCCGCTCTCGGCATCACCCAGCCCGCGGCCTCCGCCAGGATCGCGTCCATGGAACGGCAGATCGGCGTCACCCTGCTGGACCGCTCCCCGCGCGGCTCGCGTCCCACCGAGGCGGGGGCGCTGGTCGCGGAGTGGGCCGGGCAGGTGGTCGCCGCGGCACGCGGCCTGGACGCGGGCATCGCCGCCCTGCGCGAGCAGCGCGACGCCAGGCTCCGGGTCTCGGCGAGCCTGACGGTGGCCGAGTACCTGATGCCGGGCTGGCTGCTCGCGCTGCACGCCGCCCTCCCCGGCACCGCGGTGACACTGCGGGCGGCGAACTCCGCGGAGGTCGCCGCGCAGGTGCTCGCGGACGAGGCCGACCTGGGCTTCGTCGAAGGGGTCCGGCTGCCCGCCGGCGTCGACGGCGTCGTCATCGCCCACGACCGCCTGGTGCTGGTCGTCTCCCCGACGCACCGCTGGGCTCGCAGGCGCGCACCGCTGACCGCGGACGAGGTCGCCGCCACCCCGCTGATCCTGCGCGAACAGGGGAGCGGCACCCGCGAGGTGCTGGACGCCGCGCTGGCCGCGTCGGGCGGCCTGGCCGCCCCGCTGCTCACCCTCGCCTCGACCACGGCGCTGAAGTCCGCGGCCACCAGCGGCGCGGGACCGGCCGCGGTCAGCGAGCTCGCCGTCGCCGACGAGCTCGCCTCGGGCCGGCTGGTGGCCGTGCCGGTCGAGGAACTCCCCCTCCAGCGGCCGCTGCGGGCGATCTGGCCCAAGGGCAGCAAGCCCAAGGGTCCGGCACGGGAGCTCCTCTCCCTGATCAGGAGCGTGCGGCCGAACCGTCAGGGCTGA
- a CDS encoding carbon-nitrogen family hydrolase, with the protein MRASLVQIDVNERESAAERRVRIAELVRSLRGSDLVVLPELWPLGGFAYEGWQAGAETLDGPTADAMSAAARDAGVWLHAGSIVERDPEGPLYNTSLLFAPDGELHALYRKIHRFGFDSGEAALMAAGEELAVVDTPFGRMGLATCYDLRFPELFRAMLDRGAELFVVPAAWPARRTAHWSLLARARAVEEQALVFACNNAGTHGGVEQAGLSVVVDPWGEVLGEAGTGEQVLTVEFDPAVVARTREEFPVLRDRQKW; encoded by the coding sequence GCCTCTCTTGTCCAGATCGATGTGAACGAGCGGGAGTCCGCCGCCGAACGCCGGGTGCGGATCGCGGAGCTCGTGCGCTCGCTGCGCGGCTCGGATCTGGTGGTCCTGCCCGAGTTGTGGCCGCTCGGCGGCTTCGCCTACGAGGGCTGGCAGGCGGGGGCGGAGACCCTGGACGGACCGACCGCTGACGCCATGTCGGCTGCCGCCCGTGACGCGGGCGTCTGGCTGCACGCCGGTTCGATCGTCGAGCGGGACCCGGAGGGGCCGCTCTACAACACCTCGCTGCTCTTCGCCCCCGACGGCGAACTGCACGCCCTCTACCGGAAGATCCACCGCTTCGGTTTCGACAGCGGCGAGGCCGCGTTGATGGCCGCGGGCGAGGAACTGGCCGTCGTGGACACGCCGTTCGGGCGGATGGGCCTGGCCACCTGCTACGACCTGCGGTTCCCCGAGCTGTTCCGGGCGATGCTGGACCGCGGCGCCGAGCTCTTCGTCGTTCCCGCGGCGTGGCCGGCCCGGCGGACGGCGCACTGGTCGCTGCTGGCCCGGGCGCGGGCCGTGGAGGAGCAGGCGCTGGTCTTCGCCTGCAACAACGCGGGGACGCACGGCGGTGTGGAGCAGGCCGGTCTTAGCGTGGTCGTCGATCCGTGGGGCGAGGTGCTGGGGGAGGCGGGGACCGGGGAGCAGGTGCTCACGGTGGAGTTCGACCCGGCGGTCGTGGCCAGGACCCGCGAGGAGTTCCCGGTGCTGCGGGACCGTCAGAAGTGGTGA